The DNA window GTCAGAAGCCTATTTCACATCCCGCTCAACTTCGGGCAGGTCATGGTAAAGAACATGGAAAAGATTAAGGCGGCAGGTGCTCTTGCTCCTGAACCGCTGATGCTTTCTGATGAAAAATCCCTCTGGGGAGCGGATGTCTATATCGGAGTTGGCAAAGAAGTGCCTGGGGCAGAGATGAAAAGGATATCCGGAACCTTTCTGAGCAAAGCCTTTGAAGGGCCGTACAAGAATGTCGGCAGGTGGGTTAAAGAAATGAAAGCCTATGTCAAATCAAGGGGCAAAGAGAGCAAGAAATTGTATTTTTTCTATACCACCTGCCCAGCCTGCGCCAAGACGTATGGCAAAAACTACACTGTTATCTTGGCCCTGGTCTAGAAAATAGAAGGTGGCCATGCTCAGACACCGCTTGGAGGCGCTGCTAAAAGAGGCCTGCTCCCGGGCCCAGGCCCAGGGGCTGCTGCCCCCTATGGCCCTCCCCGATGTCATCGTGGAACACCCCCAGCACCCCGAGCACGGCGACTATGCCTCCAGCCTCCCTTTGAAGCTGGTGGGGGCAGTTAGGACAGACCCTCTTAGCCTGGCCCGGGGCCTGGCAGGCCTCCTGGGCCCCCTCCCGGAGATGGCCAAGATAGAGGTTGCCCCTCCTGGCTTCATCAACTTCACCCTCTCCCCCCACTGGCTGGCGGGGCAGGTGGAGACCATCCTCGCTGGGGGAGAAGACTACGGGAATATAGACCTGGGGAAGGGAAGGCGGGTCCAGGTGGAGTTTGTCTCCGCAAACCCCACCGGCCCCCTCCATGTGGGGCACGGGAGGGGGGCAGTCCTGGGCAGCACCCTGGCCCTGGTCCTCCAGGCCGCCGGCTTCAGCGTGGAGAAGGAATTTTATGTCAACGACGCCGGCACCCAGATTGAGGCCTTCCAGCGTTCCCTCCACGCCCGCTACCTCCAGGCCCTGGGCCAACCCGCCGAGATGCCCGCCGAGGGCTATATGGGCCAGTATGTGGTGGACCTGGCCCAGGACATAGCCCGGGAGTTCGGAAGGAAATTCCTGGACCGGCCCAGGGAGCTGGGAAGGCTGGGGATAGAGAGGATGCTGAAATCCATAAGGGCCGACCTGGACCTGCTGGGGGCGGAGTTCGATGTTTGGTTCAGCGAGGGGAGACTTTTCCAGGACGGCCAGTTTGAGCGGGCCATGGCCATGCTGGAAAAGGGAGGCTATGTGGAGGAGAGGGAAGGGGCCCGCTGGTTCACCTCCACCGCCCTGGGGGAGAGCAAGGACAATGTCCTCATCCGCTCCAGCGGTGCCCCCACCTATTTCGCCTCGGACACCGCCTATCATCTCAACAAGTTCCTGGAGAGGGGCTTTGAGCAGGTAATCAACATCTGGGGGGCCGACCACCAGGGCCATGTCTCCAGGATGAAGGCCGCCGTCTCCGCCCTGGGCATCAACCCGGAAAGGCTCCGCATCATCATCTCCCAGCTCGTCACCCTGAAGCGGGGTGGCGAGGTGGTGCGCGTATCCAAGCGCTCAGGGGACATCATCACCCTCCGGGAGGTGCTGGACGAGGTGGGAGCCGATGCCTGCCGCTTTGTCTTCCTCTCCCGCTCCGCCGATAGCCAGATGGACTTTGACCTGGAGCTGGTGAAAAAGGAGTCCGACGAGAACCCGGTCTATTATGTCCAATATGCCCATGCCCGCATCGCCAGCATCCTGCTCAAGGCACGGGAGAGGGGCCACACACCGGAGGGCGGGGATGTCTCCCTTCTCAAGGAGGAACCGGAGATGGCCCTTATCCGGAAGATGCTCCTCCTCTCGGAGTTAGTAGAGACCGTGGCCCTGAAGCTGGAGCCGCATCACCTGCCCCACTATGCCCAGGACCTGGCCACCACCTTCCACCTCTTCTACAAGGAATGCCGGGTCCTCTCCGGGGACAAAGCCCTATCATCCGCCCGGCTGAAGCTGGCCCTGGCCGCCAAGACCGTTCTCGCCCGCACCCTGAAGCTTATGGGGATGACCGCCCCGGAGAAGATGTGAAACTGGGGCTTGCCGCCTGCAGCAGGCCCGTGCTTTGGTGGAGAAGCCTGGAAACTTCCTGGTTCCGCAATGTCCAGGCAGTTGGCCTAGAATAGTAGGGGTTATTCCCGATGGCGCAGGCAGACCGCTTCGTCGAGGCCCTGGGGGAAATCGCCCGGGGAGCTAACAGTTTGCCCTTCCGCCTCCTGGCGCCGGGGGCGGTGAAGGCAGCGGCCGTGGCGCTGGGAGTGCGGGGGTGCTCCCTCCTCCTCTTGACCGCCGGACGCAAGCGGTTGGTGCATTCGGCTAGCTACGGGCTCAGCGACCGCTTCCGGGCCAAGGGGCTCGTAGAGGCAAAGAAAAGCCTCCATGAAGTCACAGAGGGGAAGCCGGTGGCAATCCTGGATGCGAGCACCGACCCCCGGATGCAGTTCCCCGAACTGGCACAGCAGGAGGGCATCGCCTCACTGCTGGGGGTGCCCGTGAAGGTGGGGGGAGAAATCGTGGGCAGCCTGAGGGCTTACAGCCGGGTGCCCCGCATCTTCCATGACAGTGAGGTGGACTTTCTGAGCACCGCAGCCGATATCCTGGGGACCGCTCTGGACAGGGAGCGGTGGCAACGCTGGCGCCAGGGGAAGAGCCCACGGGGAACCGGGCTCTCCCCCTCCCTGGTCAAGCCCGTCGCCTTTGCCCACCCCAGTGAGGAGGAGTTCGCCCGGCTCCTGGACTTCTACGAGATTGAGTGGCTCTACGAGCCCCGCTCCTTCCCCCTGGAGCCCGGGGGCAGCGGGGAGATGTTCACCCCCGATTTCTATTTGCCCGCCCTTGACCTCCACCTGGAACTAACCACTCAGGCGCAGAGCCTGCTCCGGGAGAAGAAGCACAAGGTGCGCCTGCTCAAAGCCCTCTACCCCGAGGTGAAAATCAAGCTCCTCTCCCGGCGGGACTACGACCGGCTCCTCGCCAAGTATGG is part of the Chloroflexota bacterium genome and encodes:
- a CDS encoding arginine--tRNA ligase, whose translation is MLRHRLEALLKEACSRAQAQGLLPPMALPDVIVEHPQHPEHGDYASSLPLKLVGAVRTDPLSLARGLAGLLGPLPEMAKIEVAPPGFINFTLSPHWLAGQVETILAGGEDYGNIDLGKGRRVQVEFVSANPTGPLHVGHGRGAVLGSTLALVLQAAGFSVEKEFYVNDAGTQIEAFQRSLHARYLQALGQPAEMPAEGYMGQYVVDLAQDIAREFGRKFLDRPRELGRLGIERMLKSIRADLDLLGAEFDVWFSEGRLFQDGQFERAMAMLEKGGYVEEREGARWFTSTALGESKDNVLIRSSGAPTYFASDTAYHLNKFLERGFEQVINIWGADHQGHVSRMKAAVSALGINPERLRIIISQLVTLKRGGEVVRVSKRSGDIITLREVLDEVGADACRFVFLSRSADSQMDFDLELVKKESDENPVYYVQYAHARIASILLKARERGHTPEGGDVSLLKEEPEMALIRKMLLLSELVETVALKLEPHHLPHYAQDLATTFHLFYKECRVLSGDKALSSARLKLALAAKTVLARTLKLMGMTAPEKM
- the hpt gene encoding hypoxanthine phosphoribosyltransferase, with the translated sequence MAQADRFVEALGEIARGANSLPFRLLAPGAVKAAAVALGVRGCSLLLLTAGRKRLVHSASYGLSDRFRAKGLVEAKKSLHEVTEGKPVAILDASTDPRMQFPELAQQEGIASLLGVPVKVGGEIVGSLRAYSRVPRIFHDSEVDFLSTAADILGTALDRERWQRWRQGKSPRGTGLSPSLVKPVAFAHPSEEEFARLLDFYEIEWLYEPRSFPLEPGGSGEMFTPDFYLPALDLHLELTTQAQSLLREKKHKVRLLKALYPEVKIKLLSRRDYDRLLAKYGHGPLARAKAEGVGPVFLGRERIARRVRELGKEISQRYQGETPVLVGVLRGVYCFMADLMRHLSIPAEMDFMSISYYGEKSPAVKITKDLDLDISGRHVVLVEDIVDTGMTLRFIIAHLQRRHPKGIAVCALLDKRVRRLVDVSLDFVGFEVPDEFLVGYGLDYREKFRNLPYVAVLKPSED